The Lycium barbarum isolate Lr01 chromosome 11, ASM1917538v2, whole genome shotgun sequence genome contains the following window.
actcctttaatattttaacttccattttgatgaaattatttaattcaaatcaaatttggaaccagaatttgacattataacttatgtatcctaattttctgaagttatttagttctaaataaataatctatacatagttaatgaacttttaagacaaatacataatttaacttgtgcagcggatggagctgctcctctcttaattagggattaggggttcgaacatggatatggaaaaaaatctttggaggaagcgctccccccgaataggcgcgatgCAGTACGAATTATCtgaattaattgggctcaaatgcggatatcgagcaccaatcagaaaatcaaagaatgtgaaaaatgaggtaggaggttcgatagcttttgaaaagtagactttaaaaacaaaaaacaaaaaaagttgacttaaataaataagattaggacctaaaagtaattaattaaaaagttttaaaaaaatttgaaaattattgtgaggactataCAAAAGCCCCccggttcgatagcttttgaaaagtggactttaaaaacaaaaaacaaaaaaattgacttaaataaataagattaagacataaaaataattaattaaaaagtttttaaaaaattgggaaattattgtgaggactacaaaaatcctcacatttgctcttatataatataataatatatacatgTTAATATGTTATACTTTGAAGGAAACAGAAAAGGCCGCATAGATGTAACTTGTAAGAAGACAAGAATAAAGAAACAATAGAATAATTGTAGAGGAAGGCGCCCATTTATTTTTCCTTAGAATTATTTTAGTACATTTGTTAATCCACATTTATTTATGTGGAAACTCTTACATATCAGTATCACTAAATTATATGTTTTAATggtattttaaaaattgaatttacaCAGTAATGTGGGGAATTCTTATCTGTATCACTAGATTATCAATGTCGACATTGGCGTGAGAATTGAATTTACACTTATTGTGTGAAAGAGATTTACCTGTATCACTGGGCTATAAATTTTGGTGGCACCAAATTCATTACTCGCTTAATTaacaatattttttaatttcttttattagTTGATTTAGTTCGTTTTGTATTTCTCTTTTTCTATATGAATACCTTTTTAAGCTTTTCATCCGCCGTACTTGGTATCATTTTGAGACTAATTTATTCGTAGTCGCTTTGgaaaattttcacttttaagactaaAGCGTTATCTACGAAAAGCAAGTCAATTTATGCATTTTGATCTTATTGTTTAATacaacaaaaaggaaaaagaggTGTCCAGATGCATGTAATAGAATAGCAGGATATTCTCCAAggagaaaattaatttttttttaataatatcaAATTATTTGGTTGAGTTTTTCTTTTTGATATAAATAAAAGGGAAGTTGGAGAATAGAACATTGCCTTTATTTTAATTCTAGTTCAATCTCAATTTGAAATATTAGCTACCAAATGCACCTTGTCGAAACACTTCTCCTTTTCCTTAATTTATGGAAATTTCCTCCCAATTTATAGACAGAACATTAATACAAATAAAAGTTTCACCATATTCCATAAATAAAAAGTCCGACCACACAAGTTATTGGAAGCTTCTAATGCTCCTCCTATTTAAATTTTCTATTTAACTCTTAATGACATGCTTTCAGGGTCGCAGTCTGGCAAATATTAACGAAGCCAGCAATTTTATTAAGAGCATTcaaaatttaatatatatgtatgagttTTTGATATGCAACATAATTTTCCAAAAGAGGATGTTCGATTGATTGTCCTTTAGTCTATGTGTAATGATCCGTTTGACCCATTTAACCCCATTGATCCTTCCCTGACCCCTGTTTAAGCCTGTCAATTGGGTCGGGTCGGCCGGGGACCTGCCCACCTAACCCGGTCCATAACCTGCCCCCCCAACCCGGTAAGAGGGTGGTGAGCTGGGCTAGTGGGAAAAATTAGGGGGCTGGGCGTGACATGCCATTTAGCCCGGTAGCCCGCCCCACCAACAACCCGGGTTATAGCCCATCGGGGGCCCGGACGGCCCACTtcgaattaatttaaaaaaataaattatttaagtggtatatttgtgtatatcttgtatatgttaatggtatatttgtgtatatcttgaatatgttgttggaATGAAGATTCCCAACAGCTATTTAAgtgctaaaaattataaaaagttgagaatgtgatacaagactacataagtaatttaaaataaaaattcaaacttaaattggtaacattgcaaattcaaaacatacaaatttgaacggttaacttattacaaatgaaaagttcaaaacgctagcattgatggagaaatttaaagaagagaaaaacTTCAAAGTTTAATTTTGTGCCTTTTGTCCAAGTGCCTACGTAACGGACCGGTACCCCCAAAAACCGGTTCAGACTTATGGAGATATATTtgaccacaatgttgacatttaacatgttcctcgtttactcgctcaaaatgcaaccacaccggacttgaaattgatcttcggactggaggaggaggtggaggattatcattatccattaaatttaaattttgaaatttgaaatttgaaattggaagttggaagagagagagagagagagagagagagagagagagagagagagagagagagagagagagagagatttagatgagtaggaaatttagggaaagatgagagtagggaattgtgtgacaatatggagaagaatgaatggtatttatagattgaaaatagggccaaagtataatttaaggaacttgatggttaaaataaagttgacaacaactagattttaaagtatcgaacataataaattttagtattagaatttattttaaaaataattaaaatccagCCCGGCCCACTTAGCCCACTATGTACCCCTACGCGGGTAAGGGGTTGGGCCGGACACCCCTTTCCCTCCTCCAACCCGGCCCACTACCTATGGCCCGGCCCCAGGCCCAACCCCATGTGACCCGCATTTATATGGtctggcccggcccacttgacaggctTACCCCTGTTAGTACGATTTTGACCGCGGGGATGGGTGGCACGGTTCCATGAGAATTAGAGCGTTAAAGTGAAAAACGTTTGACTGATagttgactttttggtaaacggaccttttttcgGAAATCCGTTGATTTCGACATGTCCAAATGGtggattatgacttggtgggatgtttagTTCACTTCCCGAGGCACTCAAAAGCATTtagggttattggttggaaagttgatctTCGGTCATAGGGCGTTGACCcgatcaaatagacctccgttgggaattccgagaccGCGAGTGActccgtagcatgtttttatgtatgtttgcATATCTGGTTTGCATCTGGGAGGTCCCGGGTGATTGTCAGGTTTGGGAATGAGTTAGTGAAAAAATAGCATTCTGCTGGTGTCTGCTATCTCGCCGGGGCGAGACCTTGCGCTGTGCAGCGGACCTGCCTCGACGAGGCCTGGTTCGCTGGCGCAAGCTGAGGGGATTCGTGAGAATTCACTCCAACGGACACAGTGTAGCGATTGGGGAGTCGCTGTAGCGGTCCCACTACCGCTGCGGCGGAAAATGCAGGTCAGAATCCTATTTAATGCTAAGTAAAACCCTTTGTTTCCTATTCCTACATTTATTACTCCTAAGTGTCTTTAAGGCGAATTGAAGGGGTTCTAAGCAGATTTTTCTTGGGGGTAAGTTCTCTAACCTTGATTTCCTTTATTCACCTTtcttaagcatgaatccatggtagaaaatctatagaacttaaggaagaagatgggttttgatgtttACTTTATCCTTTGATATTTAGTCTTCCAATATGAGATTaattgatggatttgactaatctaagcatggaatttgatgaattagtgaccaagaggcttgaatcttccattatagTTGAAGGATTGAAAGttgggtttatacccaaattggaagttttgacttgaatgatgaaattgaccaaTTCTTGAGCTAATTTAGCAATTggggagtagaattgaacttctagaacgttgagttacctattccatctttgaaatacccgttttacccttgtgggctcgTTCTCCCTCTTTTACTTAATTGATTTTGATTCGAACGAAtgcatagcaatatgggtatcgttgtttcccatttctaacttagaattcaataatggctagactttgagtacttggaggctcttCAAAAGGGCAAGGCTTAGATTTAATTATTCGTGGCTCCAGCTCGAcagcgaggtaggttacggcttacctttcggttagaatTCAGCTAGCTAAGCATATGTAGAGGTTAGttattgtcagagaaagcatgttaagccttcgggtatgaaattgggatggatattcttaggattggtattgttgactgatttgtgggcttgttgcctcttGTGATTTATTGGCTAGATGTCATGTGTTTGATATTAGACTTGTACTTAGTTGTCGTATTGTGATTATGAGATGGTTTTCTCTCACTTGTCTTGACATTATCATGGATTGAGGAAAGGAtttgacttgatattgatattgtgatatgtgtccatgtgtgacaTGATTGGGATTGATATGACTCACTTGATATTGtaatttgcattgcattcatccctATTCCCATGAACATTGATATCATCTGTGATTGGTgctaatgatgataagtgagaatgAAACATCCGTGATTCTTGGACATACTTGATAGAGTagccatctctgggctgtgtgcggaatggCTAGTGCTATGGAGGTGaaatccaattaggttggttccATAAcgtgttatgtgggcttgttgctatatttgttatatttgtgACTTGTATTtccatttcttgatatctcaattATCGTTGGAAATGGAAGGATAATGAAAATGGCCTGAAATATTGAAGTGTACTTTATGACAGGTAAGGATGGGATCCTTGATATGATTTACTATCGAcgttgatatcatgcatgacatacaCTCTTATTTCATATGATGATTTGTTATGAACTTTGATTGGAAATAATGATAAGTGAGAGaatgtagcctccgaggtctttgccggagagcgtaaaagagagataagTGTCTGATGCCTGAGGTATTTGCCGAGATTAAGGttgtacaaagcaaaccgacaaacTGCACAAAAtcgataaatcgagtcaaaccgagaaaaaaaaaccgactagtgatttggtttgacttggtttggtgttgaaaaaaaaaagcccaaccataattggtttggtttggttttagctgaaaaaagtcaaaccgaactaAACCGACCTGAATTACGTGTATtcgatttttaaatattttatacgtaaaaatatttatttgtaatgtaatttgtaaatatttcttaaatttttacaTAGGTTTttgtcttttatcatattattttaagctggaacttagaattttgaatgccaattggctttatatcctatggatgttagtaactcaaataaagtctaaATCAAAACCAACTCAATACTAGTGCTAACACAAGAACTCCAATTCTAACACTGGGACTATTTTCTTAGGAGACACCTTAGTTATATagttgtgttattttcttaagaaacaccttagttatatagttgtttcttactaggactaaagaaatctTTGAAGTAAAAGTCAGAAGTTTTGTATGAATACTTTTTCGGAAAAAAACCCGAATAAACCAACCgaagttgaaaaacccgaattttattggtttggtttggtttataaatttaacaacccaacgcaattggtttggtttggtatttgaaaaatccaAACCAACCCGGTCTATGTACACCCCTAGCCGAGATAGTAAGAGTGCCCTATGCCCAAGGTCTTTgtcgggatcgtgagagtggtacatggacttcgcgagtaccccatgggtcatgactctCAAAATGTGGAGGTTTCTGTCCGTAGTATGTGTGTACGATATGAGACAGTTGGCCGGCGCATTACATAGCACATGCATTCATATCTCTGATTCTGGTTGTTGTATTTATTGTATTGCATGGTGCGTTTCAGCCTTGATTCTTTGGTTGTTGATTCATTTGAGATGTTGTGTATTGGTTAATCATTTACCTAGACACTTGATGGATTCAAGGACTAAAGGTTTTTGCCTAGGCTATGACtgtagactactgagatctaGTGTGGTCCATATTACTGCTAGTCTTACGTGGATGTACTTAGTGACTGGCGTGGAAGTGCTTAGTGATTGCCTATTTGACTGCTTGTATGCCtatctttcagtttctttcttttatatatgttagctaattgttgtcggcATATGATGCCTATCAATACGCGTTGTttatactgatgctaccttgttgcattcttttatgagtgcagagtttgcTACAGATTCCACTTCAGGACTTCGTGGGTGAGCTCCCGAGGCAGTCAGTTGGAGTTTCCAAGGTGAGCCATGTTCCGATCCGCTGCCCGGAGACTCTTCTATCCTACTATCTTTATTTCATATCTTGAGATAGACTtgtattagtagctcttgtactattcagattAGATTCCTTGGGTAGTTGTTGTATTCCGCATTACTATCTATTTGTGATTTTAGACTtccattatttttattatttatttatgttgttggatGAATCTTTAAGAgacgggttcgcctaccaggtgagaaaaaggtaggtgcccgcacgacccatgagttgggtcgtgacactatgtgGCTTAGCCACCGGTCACAGGAATCACATGACATGTTTAATTAAGGCCACAAATTAATCTTTTTAAGAAAATCTTTCTTGAACTCTAAGTCCGAGCAAATTACTCGCTATGGAGGATGGATCATTGTGATCCCTCTTCTCCCAACCATAGATCTCATGTCAAACTTTGAGAATGGAGAACTTTTATCCAGGGAGCACTTTACTTCTGCCTATTCAGCGAAATCTAAATTAATTTGATCAGTTAATTTCAGATCCAAGAAAATTAAGTAGGAGATGTGGATATATTTCCTTAATCATTAGTATAAGATTCTTGGGAAAAAAATGAAACCTATGTTTTCTTACTTCAATTAGAAGATCTGAAAAATGGATGGAAACTAGAAAAAGTTCAGTATTCTGTTATTCTATCCTATCTCTGAATTAACCAATCCATGCAAATAATCTAATAATTTTACATCCGAAATGACTAATTATATATGACCCTTTTTACTGGTCCCCTATTTAGTGGAGAAGGTTTTAGAAACTGAAATGAATCAGAATATATGGTATCATCAATCATCTCTCCCACCCCTAGCCACCCAAAAATAgctaaaagaaaaggaaaaaaagataaTAGTACTTTTGGTTCCTCCGTTATTGATAGATTCTGATTTTAATTCCTATAATATCTCATTAAGTATATTTAACGTTCAATCAATTGAATCGAGCACTATTGATCGCTTTATTAGTGAATATTCACCAATTTACCCCAGGCAAAGCTGTTTCCGTGTAACCTATAGCCATAGGACACATGTTTGAGTCGTGGAATGATCAGTCATTGATATTTATATCAGTATAAATTGCTTATATCACATCCCTTGGAGTGCGGCCCTTTCCTGGACCTTACGTGACGCGGGATGATTCTTGCACCGAGATGACCCTTATTGATTAATACAACTCATGTgttgtattaaatttgtattgCTAGTTCACATATATTAGACAGCAATATAATTCTAtgaatagtcaaatataccataTTTTATACATGAAggactaaaaaaatattttaattaacTGATGGTTAAATATGTTAAGCATCTATCGCATGGACTAAAAGTAAAATTTTACTAACAACTTAAGGACCAAAAGTGTTATTATGCCCAAAATTATAGCCACAGTTGACCCTGCAAAATAATTGAAAGGTCTCGAAATGGTGATTTAATGAAGCTTTCTGGGATTCTcttatcataaaaaaaataattattttatatgGTCTCATTAATTTACAGTACAAAAAGAAATGCCTTTGAGAGATAACTATCTTGCTTAGTTAGTGCAACCTAGAAATGCAATTATATTCTATGCTTTGGAAAAAGAGGCATATTTGTGGGGACAATTATTCCATCAACCTTGGCCTCTTTCTATTATCTTAATATGTATCTcccaaaaaagagagagagagagagagggaggagtcACTATTAGAAACTTGGCGTCAGCAAAATTTGAAGGATTTttctgacaaaaaaaaaaaatcatcttaaCGTTATCAGTGAACCAAATTTGAACAGATTCCATAAAAAATTAGCGACCTTTTAATAGTGTTTCCGATGAAATTCACAAAAATGTGCTCGTAAGAGACTATTTTGATAGATTTTTGTCCTAGATTATCAACAGTTTTCAAACGAAAACATCGACAGGAAATCCATAGATTTCTAGTAGTGAGAGAAGATATATATTTTGATgaaaaagttcatgaaaatctAAACTATAATCTAGTTGTGAATATAGGCTTTCCTACTAATATAATCATAACAATGTCTAAGTATCATGGATTTTTTTATAGCTAGTTTAATCTATATATTTAATCCGACATATAGGGTTAtgatcttcttctttttcttttttttaattgtatTCCATCTTTAGCCTGGCCTCAAATATGCTAATGGCATTTTTCTAATGTATTTTAATGAGTTATCATACTTATAACCATCCGAATACGCTTTAGCACATGATGAATAATTTAATTAAGAAAAAGCGTATTTAATCTATTCCAAATTATCAGAAAATTTTATATTCTAGGGATACTAGTGAGAGGCTTCCACAAAATATGTGCGAATTATACACACTACAAAATATAGAAATCAACGGCAGATAAATTTCGTCGCGAAACAATAAAAATCATTCGTTAATTCAATTTAGTAATGGATCATTAAAAATATATTAGCTACGATTTTTTTTGTGATCGATCTGTAGCTAGTTTTTGTTTTTCTGTAGTGAAttgattttttgctcttctccttctctttccctcatgtaattttttttatataaaaaaatatattccatataaattttaaataaaatatgaaaagaaggaaaaagataATGAAGCTATATTTATTCGAGAAAGGAAATTGGATTTCAACATCATGCCGACAGAAGAGGGGAACTAAGCCTGGAAACGAGCAAATTGATAGCtgctttttttaaaatttttaataaaaaaattccCAAACAAAATCATTTCTAAGATAttgtaatttatttattattttattgtaCTTTGTTCACACCACCATCATTTCAATCTCATTTAATTCGGACCAACTGAAatattatattttaataaaaCAATGATCAGAAAAGTccaggaaaataaaaaataaaagaagatagAGCAGTGATCACTGTAACATTTTTCCAATACATAAATAACCATATAGTACAAAATTCAAAACGATTACACAACTTTATagcatattattatttttctttctgTGCATATATACATGAAATAAAAAGAACgaaaaagaaatataaaaagcACAGGGTTCAACACAGAGCTAATAACTTCCTTTTAGAACCCTAATGGAGgataaatgttcttgaaatgaATATTAAAGACatataaaagataaaaaaaaattgtcccttTAACTATacgaaatattttaattttattctttGTTACACTTTTGAAGCATTCATAGCATTGCAGTTACCAGAATTTTCTGCATCTGTCCTTAGTCCTAACATAGCTCCAACATGAAGTATAACATGAAAGTAATTTTGACCCATAGTCAAACAGGTAAGTAATTTTGACCCATAGTCAAAAGTAGAACGGTAAGTTCAAATATTTTTCTCCAAAGTATTTGACACTAAAATCGACCTGCTCCATGTTGAAGCTCTGTTAAAATCAAGAGCAAATACAAATTCATGTGCTAACGGCTAAGGTATAAATAATTCTAAAGTATAAAGAAACATAAAATTGAAATATTTCGTTAGTACGTAGAAAGATAAatttgaaccttttttttttttctcgaaaataaaaagaaaaccaCATTCAACATGATTCACTGACAATCTCAGAGATACTTTCTAGATGAGGTCTCCATACTCCAACTCTTCGTCTTCTTCTATCTCTTTGTGTTGACACCTTCTCCGACAAAATCTCACTCAAGTACTGATCATCAGACATTAGTAAGTTAGTACTGCCCTCATTTTCACGTCCTTCTGACGAAACTTGTCTAGTCTTTTTCTTGTTCCTCGTGGATGATCGAGGACGAGTCTTCGATTTTTCACGaggagcagaagaagaagaagacgaaggcATTGGCATGAGGAAATAAATCTTGCCACGTTGGAGCTCAGCATCAGGAGGGACTATAACAATTTTGGGACAAATTTCTTCATTTGATGAACAAGAAGAATATGAAGATGTTGGTTTTTTTAAGATGTGTTTTGGATGAAGTTTCATGATTTCTGAGGCCTTAACATGAGTTCCACTTATTTCTTCAACTTTACCATTAGAATGAACTATTCTAATTACATCAAGTGCACCACATGGAAGAATACAAGCTATGCAACATCTAATTGCATTTCTCATGAtggattttaatttaatttcttGTTTCTCtaacactctctctctctcttttttttttttcctctctttttatTGAGGATTTTttgagaaagagaaagaagaaggagaagggggAGGAGGAGTGGGGAAAGAAAAAATATAGAGAAAGGTAAAGAAGTCTCTTTTGGATAAAAGCTATGATTTTATTATGTGCTTTTGGGGTTTACCTTTTTCCTTCTCTTTTGGTGGATGCCTCTTCTGTTTCCATTCCTTTCAGGATAGTTAGTATATTTATTGATAGTGCAAGAAAAGTTTTACTTATAAGTGTAGTTTTATTTATTATAGTAGATTAGCTCCATATATTCTAGTTTGTTTGACATTATTTTCTTATTAGTCtctttaaaaaagaatgatatatatgTTTCAAtacttaaaaataattaattttactCTTATTGAGAAGCTTTTTATAGCTAAGGAACTGTAATGAAAAGTTTAAGACCACTAATTTCAAAAGTCTATAACTGTACAAATATCGTTATatcatgtttaagaccacaagtttaaaagtttttatttttttcttaagcTTTATGTCGAGTCAAGCTTTACCAAACAGAATAAATGGAGTATAACTTTACAAAGTTACTAAGTATATGCTTATTATAGAAACTTACGTATAAGTAATTTATAAGTGACCTGATTGTGTTATAGCTAAAGAAGTGTTATGAAAAGTTTACGATCACCAATTTCAAAAGTCTATATCCATACAAATATCATTATATCATGCTTAAGATTACAAGTTTAaatcttcatttctttcttaaactttatgtCGAGTCAAGTTTTACCAAATATACTGGAATAAACGGAGTATATCTTTATCAAGTTACCAAGTATATGCTTATTAAAGAAATTTACGTATAAGTATTTTTTAAGTGATTTGATAATTGTGTAAATATTTCTGACTTTATTTATGTGTGAACTTAAAGGCAAAACTGAAATTACTTGCTGAGTGGTGAAATATATGCCACTAGTAATATATTAATCTCACCTCATTATGTACTTCCCCTTTGGATCCATAAATCAAGATTCTTTTTCCATGAACACCTTTCCCATAGGCCATAGCCCTCCATTAGTTCAATAATGTGAGTTGGCTGGTTAAGTATGCAAAATTTGGGACCCAGGGGGCATATGCCTTACTGGTGACACAAGTTTATCCATGATTGAATTGCCAAGTCAGCTCAAAGTGGGGCTCACAGTTGCTGAAAGGACAGGTGTCTCCACCAACACTTGACACTTGTCAACAGCTGGATG
Protein-coding sequences here:
- the LOC132617170 gene encoding uncharacterized protein LOC132617170 gives rise to the protein MRNAIRCCIACILPCGALDVIRIVHSNGKVEEISGTHVKASEIMKLHPKHILKKPTSSYSSCSSNEEICPKIVIVPPDAELQRGKIYFLMPMPSSSSSSAPREKSKTRPRSSTRNKKKTRQVSSEGRENEGSTNLLMSDDQYLSEILSEKVSTQRDRRRRRVGVWRPHLESISEIVSESC